Below is a window of Bombus pyrosoma isolate SC7728 linkage group LG14, ASM1482585v1, whole genome shotgun sequence DNA.
ATATGTTTGATGGTCATTTCAAGATTTCGACTATACTTGACATGTGCTGTACTCGAATGATCTTGCTTTACAAGCTTTTTGGAAAGACATATCTCTTCTTGATTttgaaaagtgaaataataaaattttaaattgctattttctatttatctcttttttataataatttttatatgataagAAGCGTTATTATGttttacgaaaaattgaacaaaaatcTTTAAGATAtcttattacaatttattgatataatgaTTGAAATACTCAatcatatcataataattttataagataataatagaagCGTAAACAAAATGCACGttacttatttttcttattaaattgtaGATGCAAAATAACTGATAGTAATTCAGAGGTCTAGATTCACatcaaaaaagtataaagagaattattcttttagttccttttcgttttttttctttttttttaaatagcgTATTCTGTTTTCCAATTCTATGATTTACATTATCTTTAAAGAAACTAGTATTAGTTATTGTATAAACCAGATGAGTACAGCGTGACGTTTTAATTCTGAAATCATAAACCTGTATTTAACCTCATATGTGAAATTTGAGAGTAaaggataattatttattactttgatTTTACAATCATTGCTTAAACAAtataaggaatattttttttcacaaaGTGCGAACTCAATCATGGGttgttcaaacatttttagGTATTAAGAAGCACTTCGCATTAATTTACCTGAATGTATTGTTTTTTTAGCACATTCGAGAGAATATGTActgtcattttttaataagctgccagatatttatacgtataaaaattcatgcaTTTCCACGGAGGGTactcgatattttcttctttgtacatatattactGTTGCTGTTTTCCCTTTTTGTTTCAGTATGCTTAAAGTATTCCTATCCCCGTATGAGTATAGAGagatatatacatgtatatatatatcttgaaTCTGATTTTTGAACTGTAAGACTGATTTTACAAATCGGCATTTCATTTCCGTATGAATGTCTTTTTATGTTAGTTTTAactgtgaaaataattttataatgtaaaagaCCTGTTTCTCTAAGTAAAGTTTTTATCATATTGCAAATGAATGAGATGTGCAAgagattttctttaaatacgtCGGCATTGATGTTTATGTACTTATAGAGTTCatgttttttataatattaaattgcacCGTGGCACATACTTATTCCTTTAACTTAGAAACTTGTATAGATTTAggaatattatgtatatcctGATAACActtccaattaaaatattgtattcatTTTGTACTAATTTAGAAAACAGCggttataaaaatgtatggtaaaagtgtaaaaatttTGGATATTCCTAAATCTATTATAACTTTAATGTTTGATATGATTTTTGAATTGTTGTGCGTCAGAATGTTTGTGTgatattttgagaaaaataaaatgtaattcgtTTTTCAACCTTTATAGTTAAAAATGGATCATCTATTACGATGgaatatacgtaataagcattatttattaatataattattataacaaaataactttcaataatttaatcgtCATCTTTCacttattaattgtaaatttaattcaatgagaaaataagaagtgcgattttaaatacaattattaatttacgtaatagtaaatatttgatcaaACTAAAAACTTAATGACCTTAGGAAAAGTGGCCTTTTTAGggaagataattttataaaatttgatagtgtatatgtaaaaaaatatgaaatgtaatggaaggaaaattcaatttctgcACATTTTTGTATTcgcaatttttaatcaatctCCAAATCACTGGAATCCAATTTACGAGAAAgatctatttatataaagatcTACAAtgacttaaataaataattatcaatttcgaAGTTATATAGATAGTTTTTCATCGTATAAAGACattaggaaaaattaattatacgattatagTCACATTCCTcgaaaaatactttaaaaagTCATGGAAATATATGCGTGTTAACATCAATGtccatattttccaatatttttaaatttttaaatatgtacacataATAATGGCTAATAGCGttcaattttatacgaaaatagTTATAAAATCTAGATTAtcagaattataaatacattgtttatatacattttatttataatattattttcgttatattaaCAGCATAGTTgcagaaatgaaatgaaataataaaaatatgagaacCACTGACAAAGAATGTGAGAGATTGATTAATCATTTTACGCAAAGTTCTCGATGAGAACCACTGCTTGGAATTCCTGACTACTTGGTCGACAATCTTGCGTTTTAGATTTAGTGGAGCAACGATAAGTgcaatgttattttattacattgttatatagtaatcTATATATAGTTGTCTCTTGAATCAACAGGTAGATTAAACTAAagtttgtttgaaataaaataagctACCTTCTTAAACGTGAATCGCCGGAAAATGTACTAACACAATCAAAAAGCAACGCAGATTGTGGATAGTCAGTGaggaaaagttttatttttgaaagcgTCCGCGAAGTATACAGATAAATTCCTCGCATTCCAACGCTGGTCCAAGCTCTTGCGAGGCCAGCATCTAGATGAGAATGTTACTTTTGTGATTACTCATTCGGTGACATCTGAGGAATGTGGTAAGGAAATTTGCTTCCTCCTACGcttcacaatattttttaattttatattttcattatattaatatttttattccagaCTATCgagatttctattttctttcttcctattAAACAACTGACACATTTTAATCAGACATACCagtttgtaaaaaattgatttttaattttccaattttttgaatattattgttaGTTTCTTATTACAATACTCTATTGTCTATTccagtttttattttaaatttatatttgtagttTTCCGACGTTGTCACatgtgaataattaaaaatatgatttgtaatattatcaattagttatggatatacaaatttatttacttgaaTTCATATGTATCGATTACAGAGCAATatgctataaaaattatttttatagcaaaaatatgtatataaagcaactttttaatttttgaataaaatttttttgaattatatttggTATTCTATTAGTTTaagatttttgtataatattcatatatcatattatattgaatattaattaaataagtaatttattaacaatttgtaTTTCAGTTAGAATAAAGCTTTCTTCATCCGCTGTATGAGACAATTGCTATATTGTGGAATGTGTGGCATAGgttgacaaaaagaaaaggtgCTGGATAATCCAAATGGATAACAAAAGCCCATTATGGCCCAGCATCTGCAGACACAGCATCAACACGAATTTTTACCATTGTGTGATGTATTATTCAACATAATCTCCCTTGCATCATATTTTTGTGACGTTGTTTTTGACTTTGCAATGGTATATGCTCTTGCCCAACATTCTGTAGCTCCTCCAATTCTCTTTCCCTTAAGTATTATTCTTATAGCaacttcattaattatttctcagGTCAGTATCCatataaaacaatgaaaaatttctatttgtcataactaatatattctttattaatttcagaTTATTAGTGTAAGATGGTATTTGTGGGGAGCCAGAGGCAAACTAACTGGTAACAATATAACAGATTGCAATATcaatggaaagaaagaaaatgggaATTGGACAATATGGTGTGTTTTATTGCTCCATTCAACTCAAGTTGGAGTATTATGGAGAtacttcaaattatttattccagTTAATTTAACTTATGTTAAACATGAGGTGAGGTGCAAGAAAAAAATAGcttgtgtatatatttaaaataatttatctgaaattaatgattttacTTCACTAGGTTAGAGAACTTTGTGTATTACGCCTTATTCATGCCTTCTGTGAAGCTGCACCAATGTTACTTCTGCAGTTATATCTCTTGTCTATTGGAGTCAATAATGATTCAAATACAGATGTTGgaaaaacaaaggaaacaGACAGAGACAGTGATAAGTTAGCAAAATTAACTGCAGTATCTGCTGGTCTGTCTTTGTGGAGTGTATGTTGGGCAGTTGCTAGTTTTAGCAAAGGTGCAGCACGTCTTCGTAATTTAGAACGTTTGGTATTGACATGGCTAGGTGTGCTGGCACAACTAGCTTGGCGTTTAGGAACTGTAAGCGCTAGAGTAGGAGTATTGGTAGCTTATGCTTCACTTTATGGTGGACAGTGGTTGCTAATTGTCATGGCTCTCCACTGGCTATCAATGTTGATGTGGTTGCTACTCACGCCAGATGGTCTTTTTCACGGTGGCGAACATTTGCctattttaagaaaaacgtCTTTAGCTTCACTCCTTGCAttcgtttatatatttgcGTACGTAAATTTACACGAAACAAATCATCGTCAAAAAATGGTGAGTTGTTGATGTATGTTGCTTCcttaatactaatatttaatatttaaagttaattaaatcaaGTGTGTtcaatacatttatattcttttaggTAATTTTTTACACAGTAATGTTTTTGGAGAATAGTTTACTCATTGGTGTATGGATAGTTGGTGTTAATAGAACAGATCTTCTTCCACATCAACATCATCCAAACCCTGTAACTTTAGTACTTACACTATTAGCTTTATTTTTTGGTGGTATGTTTTTCATGGGGCTCTATTATAGGTAGGTATAAgttcaattttatcaattcaTTTTGcgaaaatagatattatttaatcataGTAATTGTTAATGACTTTACATGGAACTATAGATTTTTTCACGTTCGGAGATTAAGGTATGAAGCTGGTGGTAGAATGACGGCTTCGAATCTCACGGCTTTGTCAAACCAggtattacaaataaaaaccAAATTTTTAAGGgcaatatagtaaatatatctCTAACAAAGGAATTGCGTATGTAGGATAATCTGGAGgaaaaacaaatagaatatacagaagataaaaaattaaatatgaatgtaGGAGTAAGGAGAGTTAAATTGAGTAATGGTGGAATACCAGGAGTATTTAATTGTCGTTTTACGAATCCAGCTGTAGTAAATCCaaatcgaaaaaagaaaaaaccaaCAACATTTGTACCTCCTCCCCCACCACAGTCTCAAACTGGAACTGTCACAACTTCCATGAACACAGTGACTGAGTCGAAACAATGGCTTGGCGTGAATAATAATTCACGTCAATTAATACCGTTTTGGAAAAAATCCGTGAATTCCGGTATGATACAGAATGATCATTCAAATGAACAAAAAATTGGAATGGATGCTGCAACTGCTGGCTTTCTAAATGTGAATTTAATAAGAGAGAAACTTCAAGAGAAGAGGCAACAGCAGTTGCGAGAATTAAGAGCAAttcaagaagaaataaaagaaggaaagttaTTTCCTCCGCCATCAGCTTCAGCATCGTCATTCTCGTCGTCGCCTGCATCAAATCAGCAACCACCAcctaatacaaaattacatactTCCCCCAGTTCTCCTTTATTCACATCTGAGCCATCAGTAGGTGATCAAAATGGAGGACTAGCCTTATCTTCGTGGCCACCAGTGAAAATGCACTGTCTTTTACCTCCACCACCATCATCTTCCTATTACCCAAACGTTCATCCTTCGAATTCATGGAGAACAAcgcaaagagaaagagcggACACTCCAGAAATTTTACTCGCACCGCGCTGTCTTCCTCATCATTATTCCCATTGGACACCGTCTACTCATGTTAATCATCGgtaattaaagattaaaatattattaaacagtatatattagttataacatatattataatctatTCTACGTTTCAGTCAAAATGGTGGAGAGGAAAGTTCTAAAGGCGAGGGAGAGGTAGAAGGAGATCTTAGCGATATGGAAGGTAGTCAAGTATCATTGCCCCGAAGCTACACTCTACCACGCGAATTTAAGTATCATCACCCAAATAATACTGCCAGAGAACGAGAACGACGTGtaggaaataataaagttCCAGCCTCACGTTTTTACTTACCTTCTACTAATAGTTCCGATGGTGCGTTCTGcttaaatttgtttgaattcAGTTTTATGAAATGCACTTACTCTTATGTGTATTTATCTAATATCTTTCCAGGAGATGTGGATAGTGCGGATAATGAAGAAGAGACGGATTCTGAAGTACACtatcgtatgaaaaataatcttgAGTCCAACAATCATAACGAAAcgcaacagcagcaacagcaacgaTTTGCGTTTgaggataataataaaaatgaatttttaaatccaGATTCTTCAGCAACCGTTATCATGTCTggaaattcttatttaaataattctcaaGGGCTACTTCGACCAAGTCAATTGTTCAGAAACAGGGTTAAACATGAAACGAAGCTTTGAAGCTTCTGTTTTTATTCATAGTATTTTAGGAATTGTATAATAGCTAATTGAAGGTTTGAAACAAGAAGACTGTACAtgatctatttttataaaattattaatttcttatgcgcgtattttttaacgtttttatGATATTCAGATTAACATTTCTAAGGGTTAGATGCTAACCataataattgtacataaaagAGGAGTGAATATAGACTTAATAGACTTTTATATACTCTATAAACTTCATAGACTAATGCTGTTACATTTGTTCCTTGTAAATGATGACACAACTATGTACAAAAAAGCATGTCAAACAACCGAGTATGtgtttatttttacgatcTAAGTAAATACATACGATCTGAAaagttttgatattttttacataacatacaatttctttttcaataaattattaattctcttATTTGTATTCTGGAAGAAGATATATAGTTTAAACTTTTCATAAtgttaattactttatatatatagtacttTTTGATACGATGGATTATATAAACAGATAAGATATTTGAactcattatatttattttatattaaaaaatagatacatatgtatttaaattatacaattattgtaaactattgtttaaattatttcagcCTTTTTCTTGGTAAAGAACGAGTTAACAAAAGATATTCTTCGCcaattattaacttattagTGATTAAGGTGTTGAGTTTACAAATATAAGTCAGAAatacaaatggaaaaatgGATATACAAGTGTCAAAAATGTCTATTTTCTTCATATTGTACatggtatatcgttatatatattaatatataaactaACAATTGTGTGTaacaaaatcattaaaaaatatttatatccatATAAATACCTTATATAAATCTGTATATTGTGCATCAGTATCAGTTTCTTAGAAAACTGACTTTATATTAAAGTCactgttttataaattgacAATTTCGAACATACAATAGAAGTTAACGAAATATTGCACATATAAATTAGTTAACagagatatattttcttaaatattgtGATTTgcattgtatacatataccttatagaataatttcatttttaaagttCCTAGTCAGTTCTTTGTGCGGTAAGACAATcgaatttaatacaattttctctgCTGCCAAACGTACGCTCGTgcctaaaatataaatagtaaaaatatatacatactcaTCTTCTTGTGTAAATAATCAATGAATTGACTATTTACCGAGGATTGTTATGGAAGgattcaattttccattagTGTTAAACAAGGGCAAGTTTTCCATTTTCGCAAATGGTTTGTCAGGATTAGGATCACATGGTGTTCCTTCTATCCTTGCCCATTCTCCTACATAGCTGCTTTTCCCAACGATACTGTGTAATACAATAGAATGTGCCTGAATATGAGCATTGGCTAATATAATTGACTCCCTTATTCTAACACCACGGGCAATGACAACATTTGGGCCTATGCTTACATTTGGACCTAGCTgcaaatcaaatatttcatgaaatttatatttaattaatgtttcataattttataagaacCAAATAtctataagaaatttttaccaCTGCTGTTTCGTGAACAGTAGCAGAAGGATGAATATAGATATCACCAATAATCTGAAAAGTTCCATTAACTGTAGAAGCAAGACGGTCTGGATGTTTTGCTTTATACAAAGCTAAATAGTGACGATTGGCATATATAGCAGAACCTGCAGTCTTAACTTGTGACCACCATTTTAGAACAGGTAAAGCAAATAAACGACCAGTTCCAGCTAAATGCATTAATATGTCTTGTTCTAGTGATATATGAGCTGGGTCTTTACCATTACCATTGAATTGCCTATAAAGTAGCAGTATTTAGTCAAAATTCTTAAATACAAAAGACTTCCCAAAAAATCTTTTGAGGTGTCTTACGTAAAACTCTCCTGATTTTGTCTTGCATAAAAGACATCAGCCATGGTTTGAAAGATATCTAAGGAAGCAAGGTAGATTCCACAATTGATTAAAGTG
It encodes the following:
- the LOC122575008 gene encoding uncharacterized protein LOC122575008; the protein is MAQHLQTQHQHEFLPLCDVLFNIISLASYFCDVVFDFAMVYALAQHSVAPPILFPLSIILIATSLIISQIISVRWYLWGARGKLTGNNITDCNINGKKENGNWTIWCVLLLHSTQVGVLWRYFKLFIPVNLTYVKHEVRELCVLRLIHAFCEAAPMLLLQLYLLSIGVNNDSNTDVGKTKETDRDSDKLAKLTAVSAGLSLWSVCWAVASFSKGAARLRNLERLVLTWLGVLAQLAWRLGTVSARVGVLVAYASLYGGQWLLIVMALHWLSMLMWLLLTPDGLFHGGEHLPILRKTSLASLLAFVYIFAYVNLHETNHRQKMVIFYTVMFLENSLLIGVWIVGVNRTDLLPHQHHPNPVTLVLTLLALFFGGMFFMGLYYRFFHVRRLRYEAGGRMTASNLTALSNQDNLEEKQIEYTEDKKLNMNVGVRRVKLSNGGIPGVFNCRFTNPAVVNPNRKKKKPTTFVPPPPPQSQTGTVTTSMNTVTESKQWLGVNNNSRQLIPFWKKSVNSGMIQNDHSNEQKIGMDAATAGFLNVNLIREKLQEKRQQQLRELRAIQEEIKEGKLFPPPSASASSFSSSPASNQQPPPNTKLHTSPSSPLFTSEPSVGDQNGGLALSSWPPVKMHCLLPPPPSSSYYPNVHPSNSWRTTQRERADTPEILLAPRCLPHHYSHWTPSTHVNHRQNGGEESSKGEGEVEGDLSDMEGSQVSLPRSYTLPREFKYHHPNNTARERERRVGNNKVPASRFYLPSTNSSDGDVDSADNEEETDSEVHYRMKNNLESNNHNETQQQQQQRFAFEDNNKNEFLNPDSSATVIMSGNSYLNNSQGLLRPSQLFRNRVKHETKL
- the LOC122575017 gene encoding mannose-1-phosphate guanyltransferase alpha-A, whose amino-acid sequence is MILKSVILIGGPSKGTRFRPLSLDIPKPLFPVAGLPVIQHHIEACSKVNNLSEILIIGSYLASDLSQFIQEMISIYKISIRYLQEFIPLGTAGGLFHFRDQIRSGGPTYFFVMNGDVCADFSLQEIVDYHKEKQALLTIMATEATRQQSLNFGCMVLDKEGKVAHYVEKPSTFVSTLINCGIYLASLDIFQTMADVFYARQNQESFTQFNGNGKDPAHISLEQDILMHLAGTGRLFALPVLKWWSQVKTAGSAIYANRHYLALYKAKHPDRLASTVNGTFQIIGDIYIHPSATVHETAVLGPNVSIGPNVVIARGVRIRESIILANAHIQAHSIVLHSIVGKSSYVGEWARIEGTPCDPNPDKPFAKMENLPLFNTNGKLNPSITILGTSVRLAAEKIVLNSIVLPHKELTRNFKNEIIL